Proteins from one Kineosporiaceae bacterium genomic window:
- a CDS encoding SIS domain-containing protein: MTVDDTGSTSSGRPGLSYLADCLDRLERLRGTEWPAIQAAAAVVAETYPRGGEVHLFGTGHSHLLAEEPFYRAGGLARIRPILFEGLMLHADAPLSTTLERLDGLADVLLAHHPIRSGDVLFAISNSGGNAVTSQLAQAARQRGATVIAVTSLRHARSDQARHTSHPRLHEIADIVLDNHGTTGDAAIEIAGMASRVGPTSTVIGAALINAVVVEAVALMAERGTPPEVYLSSNLAGGDDVNERLLATAPSARGGQ, encoded by the coding sequence ATGACCGTCGACGACACCGGCAGCACCAGCAGCGGACGGCCCGGGCTGTCCTATCTGGCCGACTGTCTCGACCGGCTGGAACGGTTGCGCGGCACCGAGTGGCCGGCCATTCAGGCGGCTGCTGCCGTGGTGGCCGAGACCTACCCACGCGGGGGTGAGGTGCACCTGTTCGGCACCGGGCACTCGCACCTGCTGGCCGAGGAGCCGTTCTACCGGGCCGGTGGCCTGGCCCGGATCCGCCCGATCCTGTTCGAGGGCCTGATGCTGCACGCCGACGCCCCGCTGAGCACCACGCTGGAGCGGCTGGACGGCCTGGCCGACGTGTTGCTCGCCCATCACCCGATCCGCTCCGGCGACGTGCTCTTCGCGATCTCCAACTCGGGGGGCAACGCGGTCACCTCGCAGCTGGCCCAGGCGGCCCGCCAGCGCGGTGCCACCGTGATCGCCGTGACCAGCCTGCGCCATGCCCGGTCGGACCAGGCGCGGCACACCAGCCACCCCCGGCTGCACGAGATCGCCGACATCGTGCTGGACAACCACGGCACGACCGGTGATGCCGCCATCGAGATCGCCGGCATGGCCTCCCGGGTCGGCCCGACCTCGACGGTGATCGGTGCCGCGCTGATCAACGCCGTGGTGGTCGAGGCCGTCGCGCTGATGGCCGAGCGCGGCACACCGCCCGAGGTCTACCTGAGCAGCAACCTCGCCGGCGGGGACGACGTGAACGAGCGACTGCTCGCCACCGCGCCGAGTGCTCGGGGTGGGCAGTGA
- a CDS encoding beta-N-acetylglucosaminidase domain-containing protein has product MSHPTSTSGPLPAPGPFAVRGVVEGFYGTPWTHAQRLDMIDFLARRGLNTFVYSPKDDPLMRHRWREPYRGATRERLAELIAACTARGMTFVFCLSPGLTMRYSSATDREALLAKYVDVAALGVGEFGLLVDDIPTTLQHPEDVAAFDDLLQAQIELANNVAARLREVDPAAGLIVCPTEYWGTGEETSLRRLGAGLDPRIDLFWTGRAICAPSISLADAAAVARSMNRPPTYWDNYPVNDVAMTHELHLGPYLGRDRHLYRFARGVVANPMELAECSKIPLATIADYLADPEGYDPEASWHRAIEDVAGPDLAADFTIFADAVRGSCLNADDAPEVTQALGEFAFRLGLGDDAGAATGLAVTADRVGSAVERLLAVTGHPLIDEARPWLQTAAIGAAAMAALAAAVAAGAHPTQIAATAEEYLDALRASGRRVYGDALTMALSDAVGFARDTGVTEGGSGQDLSTTTPQTAVEDR; this is encoded by the coding sequence GTGAGCCACCCGACCTCGACCTCCGGTCCGCTCCCCGCGCCGGGGCCGTTCGCCGTCCGAGGCGTTGTCGAGGGGTTCTACGGCACCCCCTGGACCCATGCCCAGCGCCTGGACATGATCGACTTTCTGGCCCGTCGCGGCCTGAACACGTTCGTCTACAGCCCCAAGGACGATCCGCTGATGCGCCACCGCTGGCGTGAGCCCTACCGGGGTGCCACCCGCGAGCGGTTGGCCGAGCTGATCGCTGCCTGCACCGCACGAGGAATGACCTTCGTGTTCTGCCTGTCCCCCGGATTGACCATGCGCTACAGCAGTGCGACCGATCGAGAGGCCCTGCTCGCCAAGTACGTCGACGTGGCCGCACTCGGCGTCGGTGAGTTCGGGCTGCTGGTCGACGACATTCCCACCACGCTGCAGCACCCCGAGGACGTCGCCGCCTTCGACGACCTGTTGCAGGCGCAGATCGAGCTGGCCAACAACGTCGCGGCCCGGCTGCGCGAGGTCGATCCAGCGGCCGGCCTGATCGTGTGCCCCACCGAGTACTGGGGCACCGGTGAGGAGACCTCGCTGCGCCGGCTCGGCGCCGGACTCGACCCGAGGATCGACCTGTTCTGGACCGGGCGGGCGATCTGCGCGCCGTCCATCTCGCTGGCGGACGCGGCGGCGGTGGCCCGCAGCATGAACCGGCCGCCCACGTACTGGGACAACTACCCGGTCAACGACGTCGCGATGACCCACGAGCTGCACCTCGGCCCGTACCTGGGCCGAGACCGTCATCTGTACCGGTTCGCGCGGGGCGTGGTGGCCAATCCGATGGAACTGGCCGAGTGCTCCAAGATCCCGCTGGCCACGATCGCCGACTACCTGGCCGATCCCGAGGGCTACGACCCCGAGGCGAGTTGGCACCGGGCGATCGAGGACGTCGCCGGCCCCGACCTGGCGGCCGACTTCACGATCTTCGCGGACGCCGTCCGCGGCTCGTGTCTGAACGCCGACGACGCCCCCGAGGTGACCCAGGCGTTGGGGGAGTTCGCGTTCCGACTCGGCCTGGGCGACGACGCCGGTGCGGCAACGGGGTTGGCCGTCACCGCCGACCGGGTCGGCTCGGCCGTCGAGCGGCTGCTCGCCGTGACCGGGCACCCGTTGATCGACGAGGCCCGGCCCTGGCTGCAGACCGCCGCCATCGGAGCCGCCGCGATGGCCGCGCTCGCTGCCGCCGTGGCGGCCGGGGCACACCCCACCCAGATCGCCGCAACCGCCGAGGAATACCTCGACGCCTTGCGCGCCAGCGGGAGACGCGTCTACGGCGACGCGTTGACCATGGCGCTGTCCGATGCCGTCGGATTCGCCCGGGACACCGGGGTCACCGAGGGCGGCAGCGGGCAGGACCTCTCGACGACAACGCCGCAAACTGCAGTGGAGGATCGATGA
- a CDS encoding sugar ABC transporter permease, producing MRPTRGWTPYLFAAPALSVFGFAVLLPLTLTAYYSLTEWDGFGPRVFVGLQNYRDIAADELFRASFWHVTLYILATLVLEVMVGLCLAGLLAARRGGTAWFRVALFTPVMLPMVVVAVLWSFVYNPDVGLVNSLLGSLGLEQLQRVWLGEESTALWAVCVVSGWVFAGFYMTIFYAALAQIPQEVVEAARLDGAGEWSIFWKIKVPLIANATGVAVLLCVTGGFQGFDLFYVMTNGGPYNATEIPTTYLVRAVFRNGEVGYGSAMAMVLTVVVIVLGAVFNRLRTRWTGELR from the coding sequence GTGAGGCCGACCCGAGGTTGGACCCCGTACCTGTTCGCGGCGCCGGCGCTGAGCGTCTTCGGCTTCGCGGTGCTGCTGCCCTTGACCCTGACTGCCTACTACAGCCTCACCGAGTGGGACGGTTTCGGCCCCCGGGTGTTCGTCGGCCTGCAGAACTACCGCGACATCGCCGCGGATGAGTTGTTCCGGGCCTCGTTCTGGCACGTCACGCTCTACATCCTGGCCACGTTGGTGCTCGAGGTGATGGTCGGGTTGTGCCTGGCCGGTCTGCTGGCCGCTCGGCGCGGTGGCACGGCCTGGTTCCGGGTGGCGCTGTTCACCCCGGTGATGCTGCCCATGGTGGTGGTCGCGGTGCTCTGGTCGTTCGTCTACAACCCGGACGTCGGGCTGGTGAACTCACTGCTCGGCTCACTGGGCCTCGAACAGCTGCAACGGGTCTGGCTGGGTGAGGAGTCGACCGCGCTCTGGGCGGTCTGCGTGGTCTCGGGCTGGGTCTTCGCCGGCTTCTACATGACGATCTTCTACGCCGCGCTCGCCCAGATTCCCCAGGAGGTCGTCGAGGCCGCCCGACTCGACGGGGCGGGCGAGTGGTCGATCTTCTGGAAGATCAAGGTGCCGTTGATCGCCAACGCCACCGGCGTCGCCGTCCTGCTCTGTGTCACCGGCGGCTTCCAGGGCTTCGACCTGTTCTACGTGATGACCAACGGCGGCCCGTACAACGCGACCGAGATCCCGACCACTTACCTGGTGCGGGCGGTGTTCCGCAACGGCGAGGTCGGCTACGGCTCGGCGATGGCCATGGTGCTCACCGTCGTGGTGATCGTGCTGGGAGCGGTCTTCAACCGATTGCGGACCCGGTGGACGGGAGAGCTGCGATGA
- a CDS encoding carbohydrate ABC transporter permease: MSAHEVTVRHVQGRVRAIDLVARVGFVVVALIFAFPMLWLVMNSFKTNSEIFNNPFSLPSRLDLGQWAEAWRVGRIGRYVVNSAIVTTVSVVAILTCATAAGYAFSRFRFRGRSVLMGALGLGLLLPLQSYFIAQSTLFTRLQLTDTRWALIIPYTAMGIPLATYLITVYLDAIPEEIFEAARIDGAGDLRTFVMLAVPLVRPGLATVTVFSALSAWNEFLLALLYIQDDALKTIPTGLLAFSSRYVTDYGLLFAALSIVTIPMIVVYVVFNRQIVSGLTAGSLK; this comes from the coding sequence ATGAGTGCGCACGAGGTCACGGTTCGGCACGTCCAGGGCCGGGTGCGGGCGATCGACCTGGTGGCCCGGGTCGGGTTCGTCGTGGTGGCGCTGATCTTCGCCTTCCCGATGCTGTGGTTGGTGATGAACAGCTTCAAGACCAACTCCGAGATCTTCAACAACCCGTTCTCGCTGCCCAGCCGGCTCGATCTCGGGCAGTGGGCCGAGGCCTGGCGGGTCGGCCGGATCGGCCGCTATGTCGTCAACAGCGCCATCGTCACCACGGTCTCGGTGGTGGCGATCCTGACCTGTGCGACGGCCGCGGGGTACGCGTTCAGCCGGTTCCGGTTCCGCGGCCGCTCGGTGCTGATGGGCGCCCTCGGCCTGGGCCTGCTGCTGCCGCTGCAGTCGTACTTCATCGCTCAGTCGACGCTGTTCACGCGGCTGCAGCTCACCGACACCCGGTGGGCGCTGATCATTCCCTACACCGCCATGGGGATCCCGCTGGCGACGTACCTGATCACGGTCTATCTGGACGCCATCCCCGAGGAGATCTTCGAAGCCGCCCGGATCGACGGGGCCGGTGACCTGCGCACTTTCGTGATGCTCGCCGTCCCGCTGGTGCGCCCGGGGCTGGCGACGGTCACGGTGTTCTCGGCGCTGAGCGCCTGGAACGAGTTCCTGCTGGCCCTGCTCTACATCCAGGACGACGCGCTGAAGACGATCCCGACCGGGTTGCTCGCCTTCTCGAGCCGCTACGTGACCGACTACGGGTTGCTGTTCGCCGCGCTGTCGATCGTGACGATCCCGATGATCGTGGTCTACGTGGTCTTCAACCGGCAGATCGTCTCGGGCCTGACCGCCGGCAGCCTGAAATAG
- a CDS encoding extracellular solute-binding protein: MKLTWKRALGAGAVLALALTGCSSGGGSGTSSGSAKAEPPVLRVAMGSPGEAQIKVWDAIARQFETEHAGVKVEMNYQDDDLYQTIGLPNLLNGRNAPDIYFEWVGHRLETRVKDGFAADLSAQATKAPLSQTFTADQLALGQVGGKQYLIPHTSDVTNVLWFNKRLLADAGVTPPKTWDELLAACDTLNGKGITPIASGNKDLWAAGNFLAHLSSRIVGEQAYDAALSGSAGFDAATWKPAFDAVVQLKDHKCVNPSANAITDNEGAQLFFRGKAAMHPIGSWLVSWAIDEAPGLDFDYVNLPTVTGGKGNQDSVIAVTTGHVVNAKSANIDLAVAFLAMVNSSTFVDQFVKAETTPIVSIGKGSPVDARSTRLSELTAKAPVVVNPPDTGYDLKRAEALYRAVAEVLGGKATPDQALATLAALK, translated from the coding sequence ATGAAGCTCACCTGGAAGCGTGCCCTCGGGGCCGGTGCGGTATTGGCGCTCGCCCTGACCGGGTGTTCCTCGGGCGGTGGCTCGGGGACGTCGTCCGGATCGGCGAAGGCCGAACCCCCGGTGCTCCGCGTGGCCATGGGCTCGCCCGGCGAGGCCCAGATCAAGGTCTGGGACGCGATCGCGCGTCAGTTCGAGACCGAGCACGCCGGCGTCAAGGTCGAGATGAACTACCAGGACGACGACCTGTACCAGACCATCGGCCTGCCGAACCTGCTCAACGGTCGCAACGCCCCGGACATCTACTTCGAGTGGGTGGGTCACCGGCTCGAGACGCGGGTGAAGGACGGCTTCGCCGCCGACCTGAGCGCTCAGGCCACCAAGGCCCCACTGTCGCAGACGTTCACGGCAGACCAGCTCGCACTGGGTCAGGTCGGCGGCAAGCAGTACCTGATCCCGCACACCTCCGACGTGACCAATGTGCTGTGGTTCAACAAGAGGCTGCTCGCCGACGCCGGCGTCACGCCCCCGAAGACCTGGGACGAGTTGCTGGCGGCCTGTGACACGTTGAACGGCAAGGGGATCACCCCGATCGCCTCCGGCAACAAGGACCTGTGGGCGGCCGGGAACTTCCTGGCACACCTGTCCTCGCGGATCGTCGGCGAACAGGCCTACGACGCCGCGCTGTCCGGCAGCGCCGGGTTCGACGCCGCCACCTGGAAGCCCGCCTTCGACGCCGTGGTGCAACTGAAGGACCACAAGTGCGTGAACCCCAGCGCCAACGCCATCACCGACAACGAGGGTGCGCAGCTGTTCTTCCGGGGCAAGGCCGCCATGCACCCGATCGGCTCGTGGTTGGTCAGCTGGGCGATCGACGAGGCGCCCGGGCTCGACTTCGACTACGTCAACCTGCCGACGGTCACCGGTGGCAAGGGCAACCAGGACAGCGTGATCGCGGTGACCACCGGGCACGTGGTGAACGCCAAGAGCGCCAACATCGACCTGGCGGTGGCGTTCCTGGCGATGGTCAACTCCTCGACCTTCGTCGACCAGTTCGTCAAGGCCGAGACCACCCCGATCGTCTCGATCGGCAAGGGCTCGCCGGTGGACGCCCGCAGTACCCGGCTCAGCGAGCTGACCGCCAAGGCCCCGGTCGTGGTCAACCCGCCGGACACGGGTTACGACCTGAAGCGGGCCGAGGCGCTCTATCGTGCAGTGGCCGAGGTCCTCGGCGGCAAGGCGACCCCCGATCAGGCGCTCGCCACGCTCGCCGCCCTGAAGTAG